Proteins encoded within one genomic window of Panicum virgatum strain AP13 chromosome 1N, P.virgatum_v5, whole genome shotgun sequence:
- the LOC120653650 gene encoding spidroin-2-like — protein sequence MGELNPSRQQFPASWLAAATAMTSSTLAAMGELDPSGLGELDPGSTTGELGPAMGELDPDRHGGAQPQPAAAPRLAVGGGGGHGELGPGGLGELDLGVDMGELDPGSHGGAQPRPAAAPRLEVGGDDGHGELGPGGLGELDIGVDMGELDPRAMGELNPGGLGEPAFGGGDGVGHGTPQRSLSEGSGALACAATTRSPPSYTARSATASDSATAAMIETKKLRAAAKSCP from the exons ATGGGGGAGCTCAACCCCAGCCGGCAGCAGTTCCCCGCCTCGtggttggcggcggcgacggccatgaCGAGCTCAACCCTGGCGGCCATGGGGGAGCTCGACCCCAGCGGCCTGGGGGAGCTCGACCCCGGCTCGACCACGGGGGAGCTCGGCCCGGCCATGGGGGAGCTCGACCCCGACCGCCATGGGGGAGCTCAACCCCAGCCGGCAGCAGCTCCCCGCCTcgcggttggcggcggcggcggccatggcgagctcgGCCCCGGTGGCCTGGGCGAGCTCGACCTTGGCGTGGACATGGGGGAGCTTGACCCCGGCAGCCATGGGGGAGCTCAACCCCGGCCGGCAGCAGCTCCCCGCCTCGAGGTTGGTGGCGacgacggccatggcgagctCGGCCCCGGTGGCCTGGGCGAGCTCGACATTGGCGTGGACATGGGGGAGCTCGACCCCCGCGCCATGGGGGAGCTCAACCCCGGCGGCCTGGGGGAGCCTGcgttcggcggcggcgatggtgttgGCCATGG GACCCCACAGAGGAGTTTGTCGGAGGGCTCTGGAGCTCTTGCTTGCGCCGCCACCACGCGCTCGCCGCCCTCTTACACCGCGCGTTCCGCCACTGCGTCCGAcagtgccaccgccgccatgaTTGAAACAAAgaagctccgcgccgccgccaaatcCTGCCCTTAG
- the LOC120656568 gene encoding putative GEM-like protein 8 produces the protein MKMSSSSGSHVIGVPVTAKAYAIEEAARDRPAAAKKDGDRLAVSLIGYKHGKGQVIHWVNKMGRRAQSFRDHVTLGPKLSETVKGKLSLGARILLAGGLERAFRHAFPAERGERLVKAHQCYLYTTGGPIAGMLFVSTRRIAFRSDRSLAVTSPAGEVVARVPYKVVVPLRRIKRVRPRENAEKPEHKYIQVATVDGFEFWFTGFVSYQICCKYMVYLMETSGDL, from the exons ATGAAGATGTCGAGCTCGAGCGGCAGCCACGTGATCGGAGTGCCCGTCACCGCCAAGGCGTACGCCATCGAGGAGGCGGCGAGGGACCGCCCGGCGGCGGCTAAGAAGGACGGCGATCGCCTCGCGGTCTCGCTGATCGGCTACAAGCACG GCAAGGGCCAGGTGATCCACTGGGTGAACAAGATGGGAAGACGAGCTCAGAGCTTCAGGGACCATG TGACGCTGGGGCCGAAGCTCTCGGAGACGGTGAAGGGAAAGCTGAGCCTGGGAGCGAGGATCCTGCTGGCTGGCGGCTTGGAGCGCGCGTTCCGGCACGCCTTCCCGGCGGAGAGAGGCGAGCGGCTGGTGAAGGCCCACCAGTGCTACCTCTACACCACCGGCGGCCCCATCGCCGGGATGCTCTTCGTCTCCACCCGCAGGATCGCCTTCCGCAGCGACCGGTCCCTGGCCGTCACCTCCCCGGCCGGCGAGGTCGTGGCCCGGGTCCCCTACAAGGTGGTGGTCCCCCTGCGGCGGATCAAGCGGGTGAGGCCCCGCGAGAACGCCGAGAAGCCGGAGCACAAGTACATACAGGTGGCCACGGTGGACGGCTTCGAGTTCTGGTTCACGGGGTTCGTCAGTTACCAGATATGCTGCAAGTACATGGTGTACCTGATGGAGACCTCCGGCGACCTGTGA
- the LOC120656566 gene encoding EIN3-binding F-box protein 1-like → MSCCWLAAPRDSREEKGERVNSVMSAPPSGGGGALINEVLPDDELRAVLTRLGPEVERDAFGLVCRRWLRIQSSERRRLRARAGPDMLRRLAARFPGALEIDLSQSPSRSFYPGVIDDDLDVIAGSFRNLRVLALQNCKGISDVGVAKLGDGLPSLQSLDVARCIKLSDKGLNAVALGCQKLRQLHITGCRLITDNLLLALSKSCLQLENLGAAGCNGITDAGISALADGCHHIKFLDISKCNKVGDPGVCKVAEVSSSHLVSIKLLDCSKVGDRSIYSLAKCCSNLETLVIGGCRNISDASIQALALACSSSLRSLRMDWCLKITDTSLRSLLSNCKLLVAIDVGCCDQITDVAFQDGKGNGFQLKVLKISSCVRLTVAGVSSVIKSFKALEYLDVRSCPQVTRDSCEQAGIQFPSACKVNFYGSLLESDPSAERFF, encoded by the exons ATGAGCTGTTGCTGGCTTGCTGCACCTCGCGACTCCCGAGAGGAAAAGGGAGAAAGGGTAAATTCTGTAATGTCGGCGCCACCGtcgggcggcgggggcgccctCATCAACGAGGTGCTCCCCGACGACGAGCTCCGCGCGGTGCTCACCCGTCTGGGGCCCGAGGTGGAGCGCGACGCCTTCGGGCTCGTGTGCCGCCGATGGCTCCGGATCCAGAGCTccgagcggcggcgcctgcgcgcgcgcgccggcccggACATgctgcgccgcctcgccgcgcgcttCCCGGGAGCCCTCGAGATCGACCTCTCCCAGTCCCCCTCCCGCTCCTTCTACCCCGGGGTCATCGACGACGACCTCGACGTCATCGCCGGGAGCTTCCGCAACCTGCGTGTCCTCGCGCTGCAGAATTGCAAAG GTATCTCTGATGTTGGAGTTGCCAAATTGGGAGATGGACTGCCATCTCTGCAGTCCCTTGATGTTGCTCGCTGCATAAAGCTGAGTGATAAAGGTTTGAATGCAGTTGCACTGGGGTGCCAGAAATTGAGGCAGTTGCATATCACAGGATGCAGATTAATAACTGATAATTTATTGCTTGCTCTATCAAAGAGCTGTCTACAATTGGAAAATCTTGGAGCGGCAGGATGTAACGGCATAACAGATGCCGGTATATCTGCTCTAGCTGATGGCTGTCATCATATAAAATTCCTTGACATAAGTAAATGCAATAAAGTTGGTGATCCTGGAGTCTGTAAAGTCGCTGAGGTTTCTTCATCACACTTGGTGTCAATAAAGCTATTGGACTGCAGCAAGGTGGGAGATAGGTCCATCTATTCATTAGCTAAGTGCTGTAGTAACCTAGAGACTCTTGTCATTGGTGGATGTCGGAACATTAGCGATGCATCCATACAAGCTCTGGCTCTTGCCTGCTCCAGCAGCTTAAGGAGCCTGAGAATGGACTGGTGCCTGAAAATAACAGACACGTCATTGCGAAGTCTGCTGTCTAACTGTAAACTTCTTGTGGCAATTGATGTTGGATGCTGTGACCAGATAACCGACGTTGCATTTCAGGATGGGAAAGGAAATGGGTTTCAACTGAAAGTTTTGAAGATCAGCAGCTGTGTTCGGCTCACAGTTGCAGGGGTCAGCAGTGTGATTAAATCCTTCAAGGCTCTTGAGTACCTGGACGTTAGGTCTTGTCCTCAGGTTACAAGGGACAGCTGCGAGCAAGCTGGAATACAGTTTCCTAGTGCATGTAAGGTGAATTTCTAtggaagcttgctggagtctgATCCATCTGCTGAGAGGTTCTTCTAA
- the LOC120654162 gene encoding phenylalanine ammonia-lyase-like, which translates to MTVFAKVATFEEELRAALSREVDAARGAVIPNRIAECRSYLKTRSFDEEVNKVFVAVNAGKHIDAMLECLKEWNGEPMPMTTDPAPWRRIEASTEIASFKAVQR; encoded by the coding sequence ATGACGGTGTTCGCCAAGGTCGCCACGTTCGAGGAggagctccgcgccgcgctGTCGCGGGAGGTGGACGCCGCCCGCGGCGCCGTGATCCCGAACCGGATCGCCGAGTGCCGGTCGTACCTGAAGACGAGGTCCTTCGACGAGGAGGTGAACAAAGTATTCGTGGCCGTGAACGCGGGAAAGCACATCGACGCCATGCTTGAGTGCCTCAAGGAGTGGAACGGCGAGCCCATGCCCATGACGACCGACCCTGCCCCATGGAGACGAATCGAAGCCAGTACAGAGATAGCAAGCTTTAAAGCTGTACAGAGATGA